In Fusobacterium sp., one genomic interval encodes:
- a CDS encoding uracil-DNA glycosylase family protein, with product MMINEEVGELWETIKFEVGGLGNNYGEGADRKLLIGSGNKEAPVLFIGDDPDLYQNDDLKVASGSSGEFLIKLCDIEGIVPDEYYITTLAKKDCKFRDYMEDDQNELLEMLDMQIALINPQIVVALGSEAARALLKREVKIGEERGKFIQWIGGIKLLLTYDVNFVKKSRNDSGKKSKVAIEFWSDLKLLKEEMSKGYGEEEY from the coding sequence ATAATGATAAATGAAGAAGTAGGAGAACTTTGGGAAACTATAAAGTTTGAAGTAGGAGGTCTTGGAAATAATTATGGAGAGGGAGCTGATAGAAAGCTTCTTATAGGAAGCGGAAATAAAGAGGCCCCTGTACTTTTTATAGGAGATGATCCAGATCTTTATCAAAATGATGATTTAAAAGTTGCTTCTGGTTCTAGTGGAGAATTCCTTATAAAATTATGTGATATAGAAGGAATAGTGCCAGATGAATACTACATAACTACACTTGCCAAAAAAGATTGCAAATTTAGAGATTATATGGAAGATGATCAAAATGAATTGTTGGAAATGCTGGATATGCAGATAGCTCTTATAAATCCTCAAATAGTTGTGGCATTAGGATCTGAAGCAGCAAGAGCTCTTCTTAAAAGAGAAGTAAAAATAGGAGAGGAAAGAGGAAAATTTATTCAATGGATTGGTGGAATAAAACTTCTTTTGACTTATGACGTGAATTTTGTAAAAAAATCTAGAAATGACAGCGGAAAAAAATCTAAAGTAGCTATAGAATTCTGGAGCGATCTCAAACTTTTGAAAGAGGAGATGTCAAAAGGATATGGAGAAGAAGAGTATTAG
- a CDS encoding MBL fold metallo-hydrolase, translated as MKVSILGSGSSGNSIFVENDGIKLLVDAGFSCKKIEEKLKCIDRDINEIDALLITHEHTDHIQGAGIISRKYNIPIYITPESYTAGESKLGKISDKNLRFITKDFFLKDGIKVRPFDVMHDAERTIGYRLETECGKRMAISTDIGYVSNTVKEYFKEVDIMIIECNYDYNMLMKCSYPWDLKARVKSRNGHLSNNDAAKFIKDMYTERLRKVYLAHISKDSNNYDIVRNTLREELLTSNIKLDFEIAMQDKVTDVFEL; from the coding sequence ATGAAAGTTTCAATTTTAGGAAGTGGAAGTAGTGGAAACTCTATTTTTGTGGAGAATGATGGTATCAAGCTTTTAGTTGATGCAGGTTTTAGCTGCAAAAAAATAGAAGAAAAATTAAAATGTATAGATAGGGATATAAATGAAATAGATGCTTTGCTGATAACACATGAGCATACAGATCATATACAGGGAGCAGGAATAATATCAAGGAAATATAACATTCCAATATATATAACACCTGAAAGTTATACTGCAGGAGAGAGTAAGCTTGGAAAAATTTCTGATAAAAATTTAAGATTTATAACAAAGGACTTTTTTTTAAAAGATGGAATAAAAGTACGTCCTTTTGATGTAATGCATGATGCAGAAAGAACCATAGGATACAGATTAGAAACTGAATGTGGAAAAAGAATGGCTATATCAACAGATATAGGTTATGTAAGCAATACAGTAAAGGAATATTTTAAAGAAGTAGATATTATGATTATTGAATGTAATTATGATTATAATATGCTTATGAAATGCAGTTATCCATGGGATTTGAAAGCAAGGGTAAAAAGCAGAAATGGTCATCTTTCTAATAATGATGCAGCTAAATTTATAAAAGATATGTATACTGAAAGATTAAGAAAAGTATATCTTGCTCATATCAGTAAGGATAGTAACAATTATGATATAGTGAGAAATACTTTAAGAGAAGAGCTTTTAACCAGTAATATAAAACTTGATTTTGAAATAGCTATGCAGGATAAAGTAACAGATGTTTTTGAGCTGTAA
- a CDS encoding glutathione ABC transporter substrate-binding protein produces MKKKIFTILMFMMIALFSFNAVYAETTVVVAQNADAKSMDPTASNDVPSHRVYLNIYDTLIERDTNMKLVPALAESWEQIDPLTLVLHLRKDIKFHNGDPLKASDVVFSLTRAKEAPSLMSFFYDVDKIEAVDDSTVKITTTKPFGPLTNYLAHKGAAILNEKAVKAAGNDYGQQPIGTGPFIFDSWRSGDKVTLKANPNYFKGKPAIDTLVFRVIPEGVNRTISLETKEADIAYDIDPVDLKMVKEHSDLNLIQEPAMNINYLGFNTKKAPFDNKLVRQAIAYAVDRQSIIDAVYLGAANEANSPVSPSVFGYSKDAKKYSFDIAKAKELLAQAGYPNGFKTKIWLNDNTVRRDIAVILQDQLKQIGIDLQIEILEWGSYLDRLARGEHDMFLLGWTSSPDSDSALYALFHSKNHGSSGNRTYFNNSRMDQLLDMGRESTVPEDRIKYYKEAQNIVQEEVPMLVLVYPYDNVGLQKTIKGFILDAESEHRLIHVSK; encoded by the coding sequence ATGAAAAAGAAAATATTTACAATTTTGATGTTTATGATGATTGCTTTATTTAGTTTTAATGCAGTTTATGCTGAAACTACTGTAGTTGTAGCACAGAATGCAGATGCAAAAAGTATGGATCCAACAGCTTCAAATGACGTTCCATCACACAGAGTATATCTTAATATTTATGATACTTTGATAGAAAGAGATACAAATATGAAACTTGTTCCAGCATTAGCAGAAAGTTGGGAACAGATAGACCCATTAACTTTAGTTTTGCATTTAAGAAAAGATATTAAATTTCATAATGGAGATCCATTAAAAGCTTCAGATGTTGTATTTAGTCTGACTAGAGCTAAAGAAGCTCCAAGTTTAATGAGTTTTTTTTATGATGTAGATAAAATAGAAGCTGTAGATGATAGTACGGTTAAAATAACAACAACAAAACCTTTTGGACCATTAACAAATTATCTAGCTCATAAAGGTGCTGCTATTTTAAATGAAAAAGCAGTGAAAGCAGCAGGGAATGATTATGGACAACAACCAATAGGTACAGGACCATTTATCTTTGATTCTTGGAGATCAGGAGATAAAGTTACTTTGAAAGCAAATCCTAACTATTTTAAAGGAAAACCAGCAATAGATACATTGGTCTTTAGAGTTATTCCAGAAGGAGTAAACAGAACAATATCTTTAGAAACAAAAGAAGCAGATATTGCATATGATATAGATCCTGTTGATTTAAAAATGGTTAAAGAACATTCAGATTTAAATCTTATTCAAGAACCAGCAATGAATATAAATTATCTTGGATTTAATACTAAAAAAGCTCCTTTTGATAATAAACTTGTAAGACAGGCAATAGCTTATGCTGTGGATAGACAGAGTATTATAGATGCAGTATATTTAGGAGCAGCTAATGAAGCAAATTCACCAGTATCTCCTAGCGTATTTGGATATAGTAAAGATGCTAAAAAATATTCTTTTGATATAGCTAAAGCCAAGGAACTTTTAGCACAAGCAGGATATCCAAATGGATTTAAAACAAAAATATGGTTAAATGATAATACAGTAAGAAGAGATATAGCTGTTATCCTTCAAGACCAATTGAAACAAATAGGAATAGATCTTCAAATAGAAATATTAGAATGGGGTTCATATCTTGATAGATTGGCAAGAGGAGAACATGATATGTTTTTATTAGGATGGACTTCAAGCCCAGATTCTGACTCGGCTTTGTATGCTTTATTCCATTCTAAAAATCATGGAAGTTCAGGGAATAGAACATATTTCAATAATTCAAGAATGGATCAGCTTCTTGATATGGGAAGAGAAAGCACAGTTCCAGAGGATAGAATTAAATATTATAAAGAAGCTCAAAATATAGTTCAGGAGGAAGTTCCAATGCTTGTTCTTGTATATCCATATGATAATGTAGGTTTACAAAAAACAATAAAAGGATTTATATTAGATGCCGAAAGTGAGCATCGTTTGATACATGTAAGTAAATAA
- a CDS encoding LD-carboxypeptidase, with translation MIKPKRLKKGDKIAIVSLSWGGLGDENFIHKFYIAKERLEKDFQLEVICMPNALKGSEFIAQHPELRAKDLMDAFLDKSISAVFCAIGGEDTIRILPYIDLEIIQNNPKIFMGYSDSTINHFMMHKAGLISFYGPSIMCEFGEYVKMFDYTQNAVNDILFGEWNKYSLLPSLEWTDEYILWEKNNINISHTMKKDIHGYEVINGTGITKGHLLGGCIDVFMMVNCTKIWPTLDKWTNSILFIETSEDKPSPEFIKWTFRNLAAQGILNVINGIIVGKPQGEVFYEEYKTAIKDVVVNEEKLVNLPIFYNINFGHSKPIGIIPYGIVAELNCEEKTITFLENPTVY, from the coding sequence ATGATAAAACCAAAGAGATTAAAAAAAGGTGATAAAATTGCTATTGTCAGTCTTTCATGGGGTGGACTAGGAGATGAAAACTTTATTCATAAATTTTATATTGCAAAAGAGAGACTGGAAAAAGATTTTCAATTAGAAGTTATCTGTATGCCGAATGCATTGAAAGGCAGTGAATTTATAGCACAACATCCAGAATTAAGAGCTAAAGATTTAATGGATGCATTTTTAGATAAATCAATTTCAGCTGTCTTTTGTGCTATTGGGGGAGAAGATACAATACGTATACTTCCATATATTGATTTAGAAATCATACAAAATAATCCTAAAATATTTATGGGATATTCAGACAGTACTATAAATCATTTTATGATGCACAAAGCAGGGCTTATATCATTTTATGGACCTTCCATAATGTGTGAATTTGGTGAATATGTAAAAATGTTTGATTATACTCAAAATGCTGTTAATGATATATTATTTGGAGAATGGAATAAATATTCTCTTCTTCCAAGTTTGGAATGGACAGATGAATATATTTTATGGGAAAAAAATAATATAAATATATCACATACAATGAAAAAAGATATACATGGTTATGAAGTTATAAATGGAACTGGAATTACAAAAGGGCATCTTTTAGGTGGATGTATAGATGTGTTTATGATGGTTAATTGTACAAAAATTTGGCCAACTTTAGACAAATGGACAAATTCCATATTATTTATTGAAACAAGTGAAGATAAACCATCACCAGAATTTATTAAATGGACTTTTAGAAATCTTGCTGCTCAAGGAATACTAAATGTAATAAATGGGATCATTGTAGGAAAGCCACAAGGGGAAGTATTTTATGAAGAGTATAAAACAGCAATTAAAGATGTTGTAGTTAATGAGGAAAAATTAGTAAATCTTCCTATTTTTTATAACATAAATTTTGGACATTCTAAACCAATAGGAATAATTCCATATGGAATTGTAGCAGAGTTAAATTGTGAAGAAAAAACGATAACTTTTTTAGAGAATCCAACAGTATATTAA
- a CDS encoding amidohydrolase, with protein MDIKKLAEKYDDYIIEQRRYFHQRPELSFEEKETTQALKNQLEDMGIEVTTFDDYYGLVGIIHGGKKSGKTIMLRADIDALPIEEHADVPFASKNGKMHACGHDCHMAMLLGAVKILNEVKDELDGDVKILFQSAEESCYGAKYYVEKGILDDVDAVFGMHIWGTLDAPYFNLEAGGRMASCDNFKITVKGTSAHGSAPHLGHDAIVAAASMIMNLQTFVSRMNDPLNTLVLSIGTFKGGQRFNIIPNHVEMEGTIRTYSRELRKKMEANIKTIIENVANIFGCKVELEYDAFPNPVINEHKDLNRLAHDAAVKLYGEESLTTMPKLTGSEDFAYFMDKVPGFFGFLGCANEEIGACYSNHNDKFKVDETVLHRGSALYAQFAVDFLAEKSKNEGGNK; from the coding sequence ATGGATATAAAAAAACTTGCTGAAAAATATGATGATTATATCATTGAACAAAGAAGATATTTTCATCAACGCCCTGAATTATCTTTTGAAGAAAAAGAAACTACTCAAGCCTTGAAAAATCAGCTTGAAGATATGGGAATAGAGGTAACTACTTTTGATGATTACTATGGACTTGTAGGTATAATCCATGGTGGAAAAAAATCAGGAAAAACTATAATGTTAAGAGCTGATATAGATGCTCTCCCTATAGAAGAACATGCTGATGTTCCTTTTGCTTCAAAAAATGGAAAAATGCATGCATGTGGACATGACTGTCATATGGCTATGCTCCTTGGAGCTGTGAAAATTTTAAATGAAGTTAAGGATGAACTTGATGGAGATGTAAAAATATTATTTCAATCAGCAGAAGAATCTTGTTATGGAGCTAAATATTATGTAGAAAAAGGTATTCTTGATGATGTAGATGCTGTATTTGGTATGCATATTTGGGGAACTCTTGATGCTCCTTATTTCAATTTAGAAGCAGGTGGAAGAATGGCTTCTTGTGATAACTTTAAAATAACTGTAAAAGGTACAAGTGCTCATGGTTCTGCTCCTCATCTTGGACATGATGCCATTGTTGCTGCTGCTTCAATGATAATGAATCTTCAAACTTTTGTAAGTCGTATGAATGATCCTTTGAATACTCTTGTTCTTTCAATTGGTACTTTTAAAGGTGGTCAAAGATTCAACATAATTCCTAATCATGTTGAAATGGAAGGAACTATACGTACTTACTCAAGAGAATTAAGAAAAAAAATGGAAGCAAATATAAAGACAATAATTGAAAATGTTGCTAATATTTTTGGCTGCAAAGTGGAATTAGAATATGATGCTTTCCCTAACCCTGTTATTAATGAGCACAAGGATTTAAACAGACTTGCTCATGATGCTGCTGTAAAACTATATGGTGAAGAATCTCTTACTACTATGCCTAAACTTACAGGTTCAGAGGACTTTGCTTATTTTATGGATAAAGTTCCTGGATTCTTTGGATTTTTAGGATGTGCAAATGAAGAAATAGGAGCTTGTTATTCTAATCATAATGACAAGTTTAAAGTGGATGAAACTGTACTGCACAGAGGTTCTGCTCTATATGCTCAATTTGCAGTTGACTTCCTAGCTGAAAAATCTAAAAATGAGGGAGGGAATAAATAA
- a CDS encoding amidohydrolase: MLIKELSEKYNDYIIDRRRYYHQYPELTLQEIETTKSIIKDLKEIGIEDIKTFKDFYGCVGILKGGKPGKTVLLRADIDALPVLEKTELPFASKIEGKMHACGHDNHIAMLLGAAKILFDMKDEIAGTVKFLFQPAEELAVGAKAVVEQGVMDDVDACYGIHIWSMVDSPKINMEIGERMASCDNFKITIKGFGAHGSAPHLGHDAIVAASAVIMGLQTIVSRINNPLNAAVITIGVVDAGQRFNIIADKAVLEGTVRTFNKKFRMEIEGLIRQISEDIAAGYQCTAETEYSYLTGAVINEDQHLVDLAQNAVKKLYGEEGLAELEKMTGSEDFAYLMEKAPGVYGFIGARSAEIPGSEKSNHHECFTVDEAALQRGAAVAAQFAFDFLTEK; the protein is encoded by the coding sequence ATGCTGATCAAAGAACTTTCTGAAAAATATAATGATTATATAATAGATCGTAGAAGATATTACCATCAATATCCTGAACTTACCTTACAAGAAATTGAAACTACAAAATCTATAATCAAAGATTTAAAAGAAATAGGGATAGAAGATATAAAAACATTTAAAGATTTCTATGGATGTGTAGGAATATTAAAAGGAGGAAAGCCTGGTAAAACTGTTCTTCTACGGGCTGATATTGATGCTCTTCCTGTATTAGAAAAAACTGAACTTCCTTTTGCTTCAAAAATTGAAGGAAAGATGCATGCATGTGGACATGATAATCATATAGCTATGTTATTGGGAGCTGCTAAAATCCTATTTGATATGAAAGATGAAATTGCAGGAACTGTTAAGTTTTTATTTCAGCCAGCTGAAGAATTAGCTGTAGGAGCAAAGGCTGTTGTTGAGCAAGGTGTTATGGATGATGTTGATGCCTGCTATGGTATTCACATCTGGTCTATGGTAGATTCTCCAAAAATCAATATGGAAATTGGAGAAAGAATGGCTTCTTGTGACAACTTTAAAATAACTATCAAAGGATTTGGAGCTCATGGTTCTGCTCCTCACTTAGGACATGATGCCATTGTTGCTGCCAGTGCTGTTATAATGGGACTTCAGACTATTGTCAGTCGTATTAATAATCCATTGAATGCTGCTGTTATAACTATTGGAGTAGTTGATGCTGGACAAAGATTTAATATAATTGCAGATAAAGCCGTATTAGAAGGAACTGTACGTACTTTTAATAAAAAATTCAGAATGGAAATTGAAGGACTTATCAGACAGATATCTGAAGATATAGCTGCTGGATATCAATGTACTGCTGAAACTGAGTATTCATACCTAACTGGTGCTGTTATTAATGAAGATCAACATCTAGTTGATTTAGCTCAAAATGCAGTAAAAAAACTATATGGTGAAGAAGGCTTAGCTGAACTTGAAAAAATGACAGGTTCTGAAGATTTTGCTTACCTTATGGAAAAAGCTCCAGGAGTATATGGTTTTATTGGTGCAAGAAGTGCTGAAATTCCTGGTTCTGAAAAAAGCAATCATCATGAATGTTTCACAGTTGATGAAGCTGCATTACAGAGAGGAGCAGCTGTTGCTGCACAATTTGCTTTTGACTTTTTAACTGAAAAATAA
- a CDS encoding flavodoxin family protein, which yields MKIIAINGSPRKKENTATMCNKFLEGAKSVSPDIETEMINLFDLNYKGCISCFGCKRKEGNTYGKCIVRDELQPVLEKVSTADGVVFGSPIYFGDITGQLRSFFERLIFPFTTYEEGYKKIAPKKMPTAMIYTMNVPEDLMKQFGYDVRLSNMESIIANVFKKPEIIYAFNTYQFSDYNKYKIEIFSEKVKAEHKRTQFPIDCQNAFEAGKLMVMQI from the coding sequence ATGAAAATAATTGCAATTAATGGAAGTCCAAGAAAAAAAGAAAATACAGCAACAATGTGTAATAAATTTTTAGAAGGTGCAAAATCTGTTTCTCCAGATATTGAAACAGAAATGATTAATTTATTTGATTTGAATTATAAAGGTTGTATAAGCTGTTTTGGATGTAAAAGAAAAGAGGGAAATACTTATGGAAAATGTATTGTAAGAGATGAGTTACAACCAGTGTTAGAAAAAGTTTCCACAGCAGATGGAGTTGTCTTTGGTTCGCCAATATATTTTGGAGATATAACAGGTCAATTACGCAGCTTTTTTGAAAGGTTAATTTTTCCATTTACTACTTATGAGGAGGGCTACAAAAAAATAGCTCCCAAAAAAATGCCTACAGCTATGATTTATACTATGAATGTTCCTGAAGATTTAATGAAACAATTTGGCTACGATGTACGTCTTTCAAATATGGAATCAATAATAGCTAATGTATTTAAAAAACCAGAGATTATTTATGCATTTAATACTTATCAGTTTAGTGATTACAATAAATATAAAATAGAAATATTTTCAGAAAAAGTAAAGGCAGAGCACAAACGTACACAATTTCCTATAGATTGTCAAAATGCTTTTGAAGCTGGAAAACTTATGGTAATGCAAATATAA
- a CDS encoding helix-turn-helix domain-containing protein, translating into MNELEYMNEFKKSYDTIYNNKCPLLYALKIIGQKWKLPILWHLSESEMLHYNELKRCVAGITNTILTKCLRELESDGLISRFQHNTIPPSVEYRLTEHGKSLLPTLNELYHWGKEQIKLNDKK; encoded by the coding sequence ATGAACGAACTCGAATATATGAATGAATTTAAAAAAAGTTATGATACAATATACAATAATAAATGCCCATTACTTTATGCATTAAAAATAATTGGGCAGAAATGGAAACTTCCTATTCTGTGGCATCTGTCTGAATCTGAAATGCTGCATTACAATGAATTAAAAAGATGTGTTGCAGGAATCACAAATACTATACTCACAAAATGTTTAAGAGAGCTAGAATCAGATGGACTTATTTCAAGATTTCAACATAATACCATTCCACCCTCTGTAGAATATCGACTGACTGAACATGGAAAGTCATTACTTCCTACATTGAATGAATTATATCATTGGGGAAAAGAACAGATTAAATTAAATGATAAAAAGTAA
- a CDS encoding helix-turn-helix transcriptional regulator: MLGNINEKIKERMKSKTNKIITLITLLLLFLITGYNSNKVIEKITDEEKMKIEQRYENINKKLDFMNIALYDFKTSSIFKNYFFENLTFEEKQYRKIQLFDELKKRNTIYGKIGYSINVGTEDEDLIFSQEGTLDRKNYYRDHGFPENIEKCERYIVKNNNKINIFFREADDLEKTVIYWIVSLNENDFFAEIYGELENWYITNHKNILNLGNKKENEKKYKKIQEMIIEKKNVENFFREKKIYQFYIPYFYEILFYVQPRINIFNIVLYELFKVVLVIGIIYFMILLGIYLVIKPMKQLARKMGYMKNNNEKELEYIENKIKEISTINEDLNYKITDLKVYQKKKKIKDFLIGITETKGISNLIEESEIFKVKKYRVIIMEIYDIDSVENIFNKFDLSKELILKYFSEDVVCEIVDIDYKSIAFILENIFAKEELYEILKCLAVHIDRNFSLKFTVAVTDAYENLEELPRAYRAAKKILDYKFVFKQERIIFKDNIDESNQKKYYYPIELEAKLIMRTLSSNEISVRRVLEEMFDDKYSRNIDKKYIKEFGGLLYNTLGRMFIELKDMDETIEIKSFKAEELLTIKDADELKNKFEEKIFEICKAVKVKDLSDTESTRIKIEKYLDENYMIDISLENLADHLGHSFKYTSVLFKKVMGDNFKNYLSIYRIEKAKELMEYNKDLKIKELAELIGYNSSNTFIRIFRKYEGVSPGKYFGVGEQEGE, translated from the coding sequence ATGTTAGGGAATATAAATGAAAAGATAAAAGAAAGAATGAAAAGTAAAACAAACAAAATAATAACCCTGATTACACTTTTACTGCTTTTTTTAATTACAGGATATAATAGCAATAAAGTTATAGAAAAAATAACTGATGAAGAAAAAATGAAAATAGAACAAAGATATGAGAACATAAATAAAAAATTAGATTTTATGAATATTGCACTTTATGATTTTAAAACAAGCAGTATTTTTAAAAATTATTTTTTTGAAAATCTTACTTTTGAAGAAAAACAATATAGAAAAATACAGCTTTTTGATGAACTCAAAAAGAGAAATACTATATATGGAAAAATAGGATATTCTATAAATGTAGGAACAGAAGATGAAGATCTCATATTTTCTCAGGAAGGTACACTGGACAGAAAAAATTATTATAGAGATCATGGATTTCCAGAAAATATAGAAAAATGTGAAAGATATATTGTGAAAAATAATAATAAAATAAATATTTTTTTTAGAGAAGCTGATGATTTAGAAAAAACTGTAATTTATTGGATTGTTTCATTAAATGAAAATGACTTTTTTGCTGAAATATATGGAGAGTTAGAAAACTGGTATATAACTAATCATAAAAATATTTTAAATCTTGGAAACAAGAAAGAAAATGAAAAAAAATATAAAAAAATTCAAGAAATGATCATTGAAAAAAAGAATGTTGAAAATTTTTTTAGAGAAAAGAAAATATACCAATTTTACATTCCATATTTTTATGAAATTTTATTTTATGTTCAACCTAGAATAAATATTTTTAATATAGTTCTTTATGAATTATTTAAAGTAGTTTTGGTTATTGGAATAATCTATTTTATGATTCTTCTGGGAATATATCTTGTTATTAAACCAATGAAACAACTTGCTAGAAAAATGGGATATATGAAAAATAATAATGAAAAAGAACTGGAATATATTGAAAATAAAATAAAAGAAATAAGTACAATAAATGAAGATTTAAATTATAAAATAACAGATTTAAAAGTATATCAAAAAAAGAAAAAAATAAAAGATTTTCTGATTGGAATAACAGAGACAAAGGGTATTTCCAATTTGATAGAAGAATCTGAAATTTTTAAAGTAAAAAAATACAGAGTTATAATTATGGAAATATATGATATAGATTCTGTAGAAAATATATTTAATAAGTTTGATCTTTCTAAAGAGCTTATATTAAAATATTTTTCAGAAGATGTAGTTTGTGAAATAGTTGATATAGATTATAAGAGTATAGCTTTTATATTGGAAAATATTTTTGCTAAAGAGGAGCTGTATGAAATATTAAAATGTTTGGCTGTTCATATAGACAGAAATTTTTCACTTAAATTTACAGTGGCTGTAACAGATGCATATGAGAATCTGGAAGAACTTCCAAGAGCTTATAGAGCAGCTAAAAAAATTCTAGATTATAAATTTGTATTTAAACAAGAAAGAATAATATTTAAAGATAATATTGATGAAAGTAATCAGAAGAAATATTATTATCCAATTGAATTGGAGGCAAAGCTTATAATGAGAACTTTAAGTTCAAATGAAATTAGTGTAAGAAGAGTGCTTGAAGAAATGTTTGATGATAAATACAGTAGAAATATAGATAAAAAATATATAAAAGAATTTGGAGGCCTTTTATACAACACATTAGGAAGAATGTTTATAGAACTTAAAGATATGGATGAAACAATAGAAATAAAAAGTTTTAAGGCAGAGGAACTTCTCACTATAAAAGATGCTGATGAATTAAAAAATAAATTTGAAGAAAAAATCTTTGAAATATGTAAAGCTGTAAAAGTTAAAGATTTGAGTGATACAGAAAGCACTAGAATAAAAATAGAAAAATACTTAGATGAGAACTATATGATAGATATATCACTAGAAAACCTTGCAGATCATTTAGGACATTCATTTAAATATACAAGTGTATTATTTAAAAAGGTTATGGGGGATAATTTTAAAAACTATCTGAGCATCTACAGAATAGAAAAAGCAAAGGAACTTATGGAATATAATAAGGATTTAAAAATAAAAGAACTTGCAGAACTTATAGGATATAATAGTTCAAATACTTTTATAAGAATATTCAGAAAGTATGAAGGAGTTTCTCCAGGAAAATATTTTGGAGTTGGAGAACAAGAAGGAGAATAA
- a CDS encoding glycoside hydrolase family 88 protein produces MELTKETRERFSYETELSKEMLNGALHEALTKIDQNTKTFINTFPRPASTNYVYPGILNGGEWDDWTSGFWTGILWLAYEITHEERYKKVAAFQTKSYEERIDNKVGVNHHDLGFLYTPSVVAHYKITGNNSAKEAGVKAAAHLMGRFKEKGEFIQAWGELDDPNAYRLIIDCNLNVPLLFWASEATGDPKYREIAAKHINTAANVVLRDDSSTHHTYYFDNETGKPLKGVTAQGASDTSAWSRGQAWGIYGFPLAYSYLKDEKFIKLYKRVTNYFLNHLPKDNVCYWDLSFDESSNEEKDTSAAAIAVCGMLEMNKYLPDSDPDKKIYENAVKAIMDSLIKKYTTKDMECCNGLLKEAVYSKPHGIGVEECCIWGDYFYMEALVRIMKPEWKKYW; encoded by the coding sequence ATGGAACTTACAAAGGAAACAAGAGAAAGATTTTCATATGAAACTGAATTATCAAAGGAAATGCTAAATGGAGCTTTACATGAAGCACTAACAAAAATAGATCAGAATACTAAAACTTTTATAAATACATTTCCAAGACCTGCAAGTACAAACTATGTATATCCAGGAATATTAAATGGCGGAGAATGGGATGACTGGACAAGCGGATTTTGGACAGGAATATTATGGCTTGCTTATGAAATAACTCATGAAGAAAGATATAAAAAAGTAGCAGCATTTCAAACTAAAAGTTATGAAGAAAGAATAGATAATAAAGTTGGAGTAAATCATCATGATCTTGGCTTTCTATATACACCTTCTGTTGTTGCCCATTATAAGATTACTGGTAATAATTCAGCTAAAGAAGCTGGAGTAAAAGCAGCAGCTCATCTTATGGGAAGATTTAAGGAAAAAGGCGAGTTTATTCAAGCATGGGGAGAATTAGATGATCCTAATGCTTATAGATTGATAATAGACTGCAACCTAAACGTACCATTGCTGTTCTGGGCATCAGAGGCAACAGGAGATCCAAAATATAGAGAAATAGCTGCAAAACATATTAACACAGCAGCAAATGTAGTTCTGAGAGATGACAGTTCTACACACCACACTTATTATTTTGATAATGAAACAGGAAAACCTCTAAAAGGAGTAACAGCTCAAGGGGCTTCTGATACATCTGCATGGAGCAGAGGACAGGCATGGGGAATTTATGGTTTTCCTCTTGCATATAGTTATTTAAAAGATGAGAAATTTATAAAATTATATAAAAGAGTTACAAATTATTTTTTGAATCATCTCCCAAAAGATAATGTATGTTATTGGGACTTAAGCTTTGATGAATCATCAAATGAAGAAAAAGATACCTCAGCAGCAGCAATAGCAGTATGTGGAATGCTTGAAATGAATAAATATCTTCCTGATTCAGATCCAGATAAAAAAATTTATGAAAATGCAGTAAAAGCTATAATGGATTCATTGATAAAGAAATATACAACTAAAGATATGGAATGCTGTAATGGACTTTTAAAAGAAGCTGTATATAGTAAACCTCATGGAATAGGTGTAGAAGAATGTTGTATATGGGGAGATTATTTCTATATGGAAGCTCTTGTAAGAATTATGAAACCAGAATGGAAAAAATACTGGTAA